Proteins found in one Saccharomyces cerevisiae S288C chromosome III, complete sequence genomic segment:
- the DCC1 gene encoding Dcc1p (Subunit of a complex with Ctf8p and Ctf18p; shares some components with Replication Factor C; required for sister chromatid cohesion and telomere length maintenance), translated as MSINLHSAPEYDPSYKLIQLTPELLDIIQDPVQNHQLRFKSLDKDKSEVVLCSHDKTWVLKQRKHSNTVLLMREFVPEQPITFDETLLFGLSKPYMDVVGFAKTESEFETRETHGELNLNSVPIYNGELDFSDKIMKRSSTKVIGTLEELLENSPCSALEGISKWHKIGGSVKDGVLCILSQDFLFKALHVLLMSAMAESLDLQHLNVEDTHHAVGKDIEDEFNPYTREIIETVLNKFAVQEQEAENNTWRLRIPFIAQWYGIQALRKYVSGISMPIDEFLIKWKSLFPPFFPCDIDIDMLRGYHFKPTDKTVQYIAKSTLPMDPKERFKVLFRLQSQWDLEDIKPLIEELNSRGMKIDSFIMKYARRKRLGKKTVVTSR; from the coding sequence ATGTCCATCAACCTACATTCCGCACCCGAGTATGATCCATCTTATAAGCTGATCCAGTTGACACCAGAGTTACTGGATATAATACAGGATCCGGTTCAAAATCACCAGTTAAGGTTTAAGTCATTGGACAAAGACAAGTCTGAAGTTGTACTGTGTTCGCACGACAAGACTTGGGTGCTGAAGCAGCGCAAACATTCAAACACAGTTCTACTAATGAGAGAATTTGTTCCTGAACAACCTATTACTTTCGACGAAACGCTCTTGTTTGGACTGTCCAAGCCGTACATGGACGTCGTGGGATTCGCCAAGACTGAATCAGAATTTGAGACCAGAGAGACACATGGCGAATTGAACTTGAATTCAGTACCAATATACAACGGAGAACTGGATTTCTCCGACAAAATCATGAAGAGGTCATCTACAAAGGTTATCGGGACCCTGGAAGAACTACTTGAGAACTCACCATGTTCTGCGCTAGAAGGTATATCAAAATGGCATAAGATTGGTGGATCTGTGAAAGACGGTGTGTTGTGTATTCTTTCACAAGACTTCCTTTTCAAAGCACTGCATGTACTACTGATGAGCGCAATGGCAGAATCACTCGATCTACAGCATCTGAATGTTGAGGATACACATCACGCTGTGGGGAAGGACATTGAGGACGAGTTCAATCCATACACAAGAGAAATCATTGAAACAGTGCTGAATAAATTTGCTGTTCAAGAGCAAGAGGCTGAAAACAATACGTGGCGCTTGAGAATACCGTTTATAGCTCAGTGGTACGGGATTCAAGCGCTAAGGAAATATGTTTCTGGAATAAGCATGCCAATTGATGAGTTCCTCATCAAGTGGAAGTCCCTTTTCCCACCTTTCTTCCCATGTGACATTGACATTGACATGCTGCGAGGCTATCATTTCAAGCCTACCGATAAGACTGTCCAGTATATAGCGAAAAGCACACTACCAATGGACCCCAAAGAACGGTTTAAAGTCCTGTTTAGGCTACAGTCACAGTGGGACTTGGAGGATATCAAGCCTCTAATTGAAGAACTAAATTCAAGAGGTATGAAAATAGACAGTTTCATCATGAAGTATGCCCGCCGTAAAAGACTGGGCAAAAAGACCGTGGTCACGAGCAGGTAG
- the BUD3 gene encoding Bud3p (Guanine nucleotide exchange factor (GEF) for Cdc42p; activates Cdc42p in early G1, accounting for the first stage of biphasic activation, with Cdc24p accounting for the second stage in late G1; involved in the Cdc42p-mediated assembly of the axial landmark that dictates the site for the next round of budding, resulting in the axial budding pattern in haploids; localizes with septins to the bud neck contractile ring in mitosis) has translation MEKDLSSLYSEKKDKENDETLFNIKLSKSVVETTPLNGHSLFDDDKSLSDWTDNVFTQSVFYHGSDDLIWGKFFVCVYKSPNSNKLNAIIFDKLGTSCFESVDISSNSQYYPAIENLSPSDQESNVKKCIAVILLQRYPLLSPSDLSQILSNKSENCDYDPPYAGDLASSCQLITAVPPEDLGKRFFTSGLLQNRFVSSTLLDVIYENNESTIELNNRLVFHLGEQLEQLFNPVTEYSPEQTEYGYKAPEDELPTESDDDLVKAICNELLQLQTNFTFNLVEFLQKFLIALRVRVLNEEINGLSTTKLNRLFPPTIDEVTRINCIFLDSLKTAIPYGSLEVLKACSITIPYFYKAYTRHEAATKNFSKDIKLFIRHFSNVIPEREVYTEMKIESIIKGPQEKLLKLKLIIERLWKSKKWRPKNQEMAKKCYNNIIDVIDSFGKLDSPLHSYSTRVFTPSGKILTELAKCWPVELQYKWLKRRVVGVYDVVDLNDENKRNLLVIFSDYVVFINILEAESYYTSDGSNRPLISDILMNSLINEVPLPSKIPKLKVERHCYIDEVLVSILDKSTLRFDRLKGKDSFSMVCKLSSAFISSSSVADLITKARILEKDTAFHLFKASRSHFTLYSTAHELCAYDSEKIKSKFALFLNIPPSKEILEVNNLHLAFFARFCSNDGRDNIVILDVLTKHDDKHIEVTSDNIVFTIINQLAIEIPICFSSLNSSMAKDLLCVNENLIKNLEHQLEEVKHPSTDEHRAVNSKLSGASDFDATHEKKRSYGTITTFRSYTSDLKDSPSGDNSNVTKETKEILPVKPTKKSSKKPREIQKKTKTNASKAEHIEKKKPNKGKGFFGVLKNVFGSKSKSKPSPVQRVPKKISQRHPKSPVKKPMTSEKKSSPKRAVVSSPKIKKKSTSFSTKESQTAKSSLRAVEFKSDDLIGKPPDVGNGAHPQENTRISSVVRDTKYVSYNPSQPVTENTSNEKNVEPKADQSTKQDNISNFADVEVSASSYPEKLDAETDDQIIGKATNSSSVHGNKELPDLAEVTTANRVSTTSAGDQRIDTQSEFLRAADVENLSDDDEHRQNESRVFNDDLFGDFIPKHYRNKQENINSSSNLFPEGKVPQEKGVSNENTNISLKTNEDASTLTQKLSPQASKVLTENSNELKDTNNEGKDAKDIKLGDDYSDKETAKEITKPKNFVEGITERKEIFPTIPRLAPPASKINFQRSPSYIELFQGMRVVLDKHDAHYNWKRLASQVSLSEGLKVNTEEDAAIINKSQDDAKAERMTQISEVIEYEMQQPIPTYLPKAHLDDSGIEKSDDKFFEIEEELKEELKGSKTGNEDVGNNNPSNSIPKIEKPPAFKVIRTSPVRIIGRTFEDTRKYENGSPSDISFTYDTHNNDEPDKRLMELKFPSQDEIPDDRFYTPAEEPTAEFPVEELPNTPRSINVTTSNNKSTDDKLSSGNIDQKPTELLDDLEFSSFNIAFGNTSMSTDNMKISSDLSSNKTVLGNAQKVQESPSGPLIYVLPQSSTKHEKEGFLRKKQKDEPIWVSPSKIDFADLSRRTKALTPERNTVPLKNNDSRKYKYTGEGSIGNMTNMLLTKDASYAYLKDFVALSDDEDEDGKQNCAVGGPEKLKFY, from the coding sequence ATGGAGAAAGACCTGTCGTCTCTTTActctgaaaagaaagacaaAGAGAACGATGAAACCTTATTTAACATCAAACTATCCAAATCTGTTGTCGAGACCACACCGCTAAATGGTCATTCATtgtttgatgatgataaatcACTTTCAGACTGGACGGATAATGTGTTCACTCAATCAGTATTCTATCACGGGTCAGATGACTTGATATGGGGGAAGTTCTTTGTCTGCGTGTACAAGTCCCCCAACAGCAATAAGTTGAACGCTATAATATTCGACAAATTAGGAACATCATGCTTCGAATCCGTCGATATATCTTCCAACTCGCAATACTATCCGGCCATTGAGAATTTGAGTCCAAGTGATCAGGAAAGCAATGTTAAGAAATGCATTGCTGTCATTCTGTTACAGCGCTATCCATTACTTTCACCATCAGACTTATCACAAATATTGTCCAATAAATCGGAAAATTGCGACTATGACCCCCCTTATGCTGGAGATTTGGCTAGTAGTTGCCAGTTGATAACAGCAGTTCCTCCAGAAGATCTGGGGAAGCGCTTCTTTACATCAGGACTTCTGCAAAATAGATTTGTCAGCTCTACCCTGTTAGATGTTATTTATGAAAACAATGAATCCACCATCGAACTAAATAATAGGTTGGTATTCCATCTGGGTGAACAACTTGAACAACTTTTTAACCCAGTCACAGAATACTCACCGGAACAGACAGAATATGGTTATAAGGCGCCAGAGGACGAATTACCCACAGAATCGGATGATGATCTTGTCAAGGCCATTTGCAACGAGTTATTACAACtacaaacaaattttaCTTTCAATTTGGTAgaatttttgcaaaaattcCTGATCGCCTTGAGAGTCAGAGTActcaatgaagaaattaatgGGTTATCCACAACCAAATTAAATCGACTCTTCCCACCTACAATAGATGAAGTCACAAGAATcaattgtatttttctaGACTCGCTAAAGACAGCAATCCCTTACGGTTCCCTCGAAGTACTGAAGGCATGCAGCATTACTATTCCTTATTTCTACAAAGCATATACAAGACACGAGGCGGCCACAAAGAACTTCAGCAAAGATATTAAATTGTTTATTAGGCATTTCAGCAATGTAATTCCAGAAAGAGAGGTCTACACGGAAATGAAAATCGAGAGTATAATTAAGGGACCTCAGGAAAAACTACTGAAGCTAAAGTTAATTATAGAGAGATTGTGGAAGTCGAAAAAATGGAGACcgaaaaatcaagaaatggCAAAAAAATGCTACAACAATATCATTGATGTCATTGATTCGTTTGGAAAATTAGATTCCCCACTTCATTCTTATAGTACCAGAGTATTTACTCCATCGGGAAAAATCCTTACAGAATTAGCCAAATGCTGGCCCGTAGAACTGCAATACAAATGGCTGAAGAGAAGGGTAGTCGGTGTGTATGATGTAGTGGATttgaatgatgaaaataagaGAAATTTATTAGTCATATTCAGTGATTATGTGGTTTTCATCAATATACTGGAGGCAGAAAGTTACTACACTTCAGATGGATCAAACAGGCCCTTAATCTCAGATATTTTAATGAACTCATTGATCAACGAAGTTCCGTTGCCCTCCAAGATCCCTAAGTTGAAAGTGGAGCGTCATTGCTATATAGATGAGGTTCTAGTTTCTATATTAGACAAAAGCACTCTACGTTTTGATCGATTGAAGGGAAAAGATTCTTTCTCAATGGTATGTAAATTATCCTCTGCATTTATCTCTTCTTCGTCAGTTGCTGACTTGATTACGAAGGCTagaattttggaaaaagacACTgcatttcatttatttaaAGCTAGTAGAAGCCATTTTACATTATATTCTACTGCTCACGAGCTTTGCGCTTATGATTCcgaaaaaataaaatcaaaatttgcCTTATTCCTGAACATACCACCATCCAAGGAGATATTGGAGGTCAACAACCTTCATTTGGCTTTTTTTGCAAGATTTTGCAGTAACGATGGTAGAGATAACATCGTAATCTTAGACGTCTTAACCAAACATGACGATAAACATATAGAAGTTACATCCGATAACATTGTTTTCACCATAATTAATCAATTGGCCATTGAAATACCGATAtgcttttcttccttaaaCTCATCGATGGCCAAAGATTTACTCTGTGTAAATGagaatttgataaaaaactTAGAACATCAATTGGAAGAGGTCAAGCACCCTTCAACAGACGAACATAGGGCTGTTAATAGCAAACTTTCCGGTGCATCCGATTTCGATGCTACTCAcgagaagaaaagatcataCGGTACCATAACAACATTTAGAAGCTATACAAGCGACTTGAAGGACAGTCCATCAGGCGATAATAGTAATGTCACCAAGGAAACTAAGGAAATTTTACCAGTGAAACCTACGAAAAAGTCTTCAAAAAAACCAagagaaattcaaaagaagacCAAGACAAACGCCTCTAAAGCAGAGCAcatagaaaagaagaagcctAACAAAGGCAAAGGGTTTTTTGGCGTGttaaaaaatgtttttggAAGTAAAAGCAAGAGCAAGCCTTCACCAGTTCAAAGAGTGCCTAAAAAAATATCGCAGAGGCATCCTAAGTCTCCAGTGAAGAAGCCAATGACCTCAGAAAAGAAATCCTCCCCTAAAAGGGCAGTCGTTTCATCTcccaaaattaaaaagaaaagtacttctttttccacAAAAGAATCACAAACTGCTAAATCTTCTCTTCGAGCAGTTGAATTCAAATCTGATGACTTGATCGGAAAACCACCTGATGTTGGAAATGGCGCACATCCTCAAGAAAATACCAGAATATCTTCAGTAGTAAGGGATACAAAATATGTCTCCTACAATCCCTCTCAGCCTGTGACAGAAAATACCAGtaacgaaaaaaatgtcGAACCAAAAGCGGATCAATCCACAAAGCAGGATAACATTTCCAATTTTGCAGATGTAGAGGTATCTGCGTCTTCTTATCCTGAAAAACTTGATGCAGAAACAGATGATCAAATAATTGGGAAGGCGACGAATTCGTCATCAGTTCATGGAAATAAAGAGCTGCCAGACCTTGCTGAGGTGACTACAGCAAATAGGGTTTCTACAACATCGGCTGGGGACCAACGTATTGATACCCAAAGCGAATTTTTACGTGCAGCTGATGTTGAAAACTTAagtgatgacgatgaaCACAGACAGAATGAAAGTAGAGTTTTTAACGATGACCTCTTTGGTGATTTTATTCCTAAGCATTACCGTAATAAACAGGAGAACATTAACAGCTCGAGTAATTTGTTTCCAGAGGGAAAGGTGCCCCAAGAAAAGGGCGTATCAAATGAAAACACTAACATATCTCTCAAAACTAATGAAGATGCATCTACATTGACGCAGAAACTCTCTCCACAAGCGAGTAAAGTGCTGACAGAAAATTCTAATGAATTAAAAGATACCAACAATGAAGGGAAGGACGCAAAGGACATAAAATTAGGAGATGATTACAGTGATAAAGAAACAGCGAAAGAAATAACtaaaccaaaaaattttgttgaaGGAATAACTGAACGGAAAGAAATATTCCCCACTATTCCTAGGTTAGCGCCGCCAGCTTCAAAAATTAACTTTCAAAGGTCACCATCCTATATTGAGCTCTTTCAAGGAATGAGGGTGGTTTTAGATAAGCATGATGCCCATTATAACTGGAAACGCTTGGCTAGTCAAGTCTCCTTAAGTGAGGGACTAAAAGTCAATACTGAGGAAGATGCGGCAATTATAAATAAAAGTCAGGATGATGCCAAGGCGGAAAGAATGACTCAAATTTCTGAAGTGATTGAGTATGAAATGCAGCAACCTATCCCAACTTATTTGCCTAAGGCGCATCTAGATGACTCGggtattgaaaaaagtgatGACAAATTCTTcgaaattgaagaagaacttaAGGAAGAATTGAAGGGCAGCAAAACCGGTAATGAAGATGTCGGTAATAATAATCCATCCAATTCTATTCCAAAAATCGAGAAGCCCCCAGCATTCAAAGTTATTAGAACATCGCCTGTGAGAATTATCGGAAGGACTTTTGAAGACACtagaaaatatgaaaatgGCTCTCCATCTGATATTTCGTTCACTTATGATACTCACAACAATGATGAACCTGACAAAAGGCTGATGGAATTAAAATTTCCATCCCAAGATGAAATTCCGGATGACAGATTCTATACTCCAGCAGAGGAACCCACTGCTGAATTTCCGGTGGAAGAACTTCCAAATACTCCGCGAAGTATTAACGTTACAACTTCAAATAACAAGAGCACAGACGATAAGTTGAGTAGCGGTAATATTGATCAAAAACCTACCGAACTGTTAGATGATTTAGAATTCAGTTCATTTAATATAGCATTTGGAAATACCTCCATGAGTACTGACaatatgaaaatatcaTCCGACTTAAGTTCGAATAAAACCGTGTTAGGAAATGCTCAGAAAGTTCAAGAGTCTCCTAGTGGACCATTAATCTATGTTTTGCCTCAGAGTAGCACAAAGCATGAGAAAGAGGGGTTCCTTcgaaagaaacaaaaagacGAGCCCATTTGGGTTTCCCCTAGCAAAATTGACTTTGCTGATCTAAGTAGGAGAACTAAAGCATTGACGCCAGAGCGTAATACTGttcctttgaaaaacaacGACAGTAgaaaatacaaatataCTGGAGAGGGATCTATCGGTAATATGACAAATATGCTGTTAACTAAAGATGCTTCGTACGCGTACttaaaagattttgttGCGTTGAgtgacgatgaagatgaagatgggAAACAGAACTGCGCTGTTGGTGGCCCAgagaaactgaaattttattga
- a CDS encoding uncharacterized protein (hypothetical protein; SWAT-GFP and mCherry fusion proteins localize to the endoplasmic reticulum and vacuole respectively; orthologs are present in S. bayanus, S. paradoxus and Ashbya gossypii; YCL012C is not an essential gene), translating into MKSLFYLKLLLWVVLLSLCLLMAHRKTKVADKFRALRSRIQLRFNRHIRLNDSFADDLENGLHSRNFDIISENSNDVRGGLDDVSKNEIKQIMENDNVDFDKARLLYMERKFGQNGIAPDGTPIDPKAFTFDSR; encoded by the exons ATGAAGAGTTTGTTCTATCTCAAATTGCTCCTCTGGGTTGTGCTATTGTCTTTATGCCTTCTTATGGCACACCGGAAAACCAAAGTTG CCGACAAATTTCGTGCACTGCGTTCAAGAATACAATTACGTTTTAATAGACATATACGTTTAAATGATTCCTTTGCTGATGACCTAGAAAACGGTCTCCATTCCAGGAATTTCGATATTATCTCGGAGAATAGCAACGACGTAAGAGGTGGTTTGGATGATGTCTCCAAGAATGAGATTAAACAAATTATGGAAAACGATAATGTAGATTTCGATAAGGCTAGACTATTATATATGGAAAGAAAGTTCGGCCAAAATGGTATTGCCCCCGATGGAACCCCTATTGATCCAAAAGCATTCACCTTTGATAGTAGGTAA
- the GBP2 gene encoding single-stranded telomeric DNA-binding/mRNA-binding protein (Poly(A+) RNA-binding guard protein involved in translation repression; key surveillance factor for the selective export of spliced mRNAs from the nucleus to the cytoplasm; preference for intron-containing genes; similar to Npl3p; also binds single-stranded telomeric repeat sequence in vitro; relocalizes to the cytosol in response to hypoxia; GBP2 has a paralog, HRB1, that arose from the whole genome duplication), translated as MERELGMYGNDRSRSRSPVRRRLSDDRDRYDDYNDSSSNNGNGSRRQRRDRGSRFNDRYDQSYGGSRYHDDRNWPPRRGGRGRGGSRSFRGGRGGGRGRTLGPIVERDLERQFDATKRNFENSIFVRNLTFDCTPEDLKELFGTVGEVVEADIITSKGHHRGMGTVEFTKNESVQDAISKFDGALFMDRKLMVRQDNPPPEAAKEFSKKATREEIDNGFEVFIINLPYSMNWQSLKDMFKECGHVLRADVELDFNGFSRGFGSVIYPTEDEMIRAIDTFNGMEVEGRVLEVREGRFNKRKNNDRYNQRREDLEDTRGTEPGLAQDAAVHIDETAAKFTEGVNPGGDRNCFIYCSNLPFSTARSDLFDLFGPIGKINNAELKPQENGQPTGVAVVEYENLVDADFCIQKLNNYNYGGCSLQISYARRD; from the coding sequence ATGGAGAGAGAGCTAGGGATGTATGGAAATGATAGGAGTAGATCAAGATCACCTGTACGTCGTCGTTTGAGCGACGACAGAGACAGGTACGATGATTATAACGATAGTAGCAGTAATAATGGTAATGGCAGTCGTCGTCAGAGACGCGACCGAGGCTCCCGTTTCAATGATCGGTACGATCAGAGTTATGGTGGCAGCCGCTACCACGATGATAGGAACTGGCCCCCTCGCCGAGGAGGCCGTGGCAGAGGAGGAAGCAGATCATTCAGAGGGGGACGCGGTGGCGGTAGGGGTCGTACTTTAGGTCCAATTGTTGAAAGAGACTTAGAAAGGCAATTTGACGCGACCaagagaaattttgaaaatagtaTCTTCGTGAGAAACTTGACTTTTGATTGTACCCCTGAAGACCTTAAGGAATTGTTTGGTACAGTGGGCGAAGTTGTGGAGGCTGACATTATCACATCAAAGGGCCATCACCGTGGTATGGGGACTGTGGaatttaccaaaaacgAATCTGTCCAAGATGCCATATCGAAGTTTGATGGTGCCCTCTTTATGGACCGGAAACTAATGGTAAGACAGGATAATCCTCCTCCTGAAGCTGCCAAGGAATTTTCTAAGAAAGCTACTAGGGAAGAAATAGATAATGGGTTTGAAGtgttcatcatcaatttaCCGTACTCTATGAATTGGCAATCCTTAAAAGATATGTTTAAAGAATGTGGTCATGTCTTGCGTGCCGATGTAGAATTGGATTTCAACGGATTTTCAAGAGGATTCGGTTCTGTCATTTATCCTACTGAGGATGAAATGATTAGAGCTATCGATACATTCAACGGCATGGAAGTAGAAGGTAGAGTTTTGGAAGTTAGAGAAGGGCGTTTCAACAAGAGAAAGAACAATGATCGTTATAATCAAAGGCGTGAGGACCTTGAAGATACCAGAGGTACTGAACCAGGTCTTGCGCAGGATGCCGCTGTCCACATTGATGAAACTGCAGCAAAATTTACTGAAGGTGTCAATCCAGGAGGGGATAGAAACTGTTTCATTTATTGTAGTAATTTACCATTCTCAACAGCAAGAAGCGATTTATTCGACTTGTTTGGGCCTATCGGCAAAATCAATAACGCGGAATTGAAACCACAGGAAAATGGTCAACCAACTGGTGTTGCTGTTGtagaatatgaaaatttaGTAGATGCAGATTTTTgtattcaaaaattaaataattaTAATTATGGTGGTTGTAGTTTACAGATCTCTTATGCTAGACGTGATTAA
- the SGF29 gene encoding Sgf29p (Component of the HAT/Core module of the SAGA, SLIK, and ADA complexes; HAT/Core module also contains Gcn5p, Ngg1p, and Ada2p; binds methylated histone H3K4; involved in transcriptional regulation through SAGA and TBP recruitment to target promoters and H3 acetylation), with protein MDGYWDVVVSSLQDIYNANEVIPFDDELQTKKLNFLNMSKDQLQLHLNTFQEHMENVNRVHRILDNVRSNLSLMLNQSREEKSEENTEDAEEGEGTRMALSQGKKAVGKVGRSYWTSEYNPNAPILVGSEVAYKPRRGSADGEWIQCEVLKVVADGTRFEVRDPEPDELGNSGKVYKCNRKELLLIPPGFPTKNYPPGTKVLARYPETTTFYPAIVIGTKRDGTCRLRFDGEEEVDKETEVTRRLVLPSPTALANLARK; from the coding sequence ATGGACGGATATTGGGATGTTGTAGTGTCGTCCTTGCAAGACATATACAATGCCAACGAGGTCATTCCCTTTGATGATGAGCtgcaaacaaaaaaactaaaTTTCCTTAATATGTCAAAGGATCAGCTGCAATTGCATCTCAACACTTTCCAAGAACACATGGAAAACGTCAACAGAGTGCACCGAATCCTTGACAATGTACGTTCCAATTTGTCGTTGATGTTGAATCAGTCACGAGAGGAAAAGAGTGAGGAAAATACTGAAGATGCAGAAGAAGGAGAAGGGACACGCATGGCATTGTCGCAGGGCAAGAAAGCTGTGGGGAAAGTTGGCAGATCGTACTGGACCAGCGAATACAACCCAAATGCACCTATTTTGGTGGGCTCAGAGGTTGCCTATAAGCCCAGAAGGGGCAGTGCCGACGGCGAATGGATACAGTGTGAAGTACTCAAAGTCGTAGCAGATGGTACACGATTTGAAGTGAGAGATCCTGAACCTGATGAATTGGGCAACTCAGGCAAGGTGTATAAATGTAATCGGAAAGAACTACTGTTGATCCCGCCAGGCTTTCCCACTAAGAACTACCCGCCAGGTACTAAGGTTCTGGCAAGATATCCTGAAACGACCACTTTTTATCCTGCAATTGTCATCGGAACCAAGAGGGACGGCACTTGCAGGCTTCGATTTGATGGTGAAGAGGAAGTGGACAAAGAGACGGAAGTGACTCGCCGTCTAGTGCTGCCTTCGCCAACGGCTTTGGCAAACCTAGCAAGGAAATAG
- the ILV6 gene encoding acetolactate synthase regulatory subunit (Regulatory subunit of acetolactate synthase; acetolactate synthase catalyzes the first step of branched-chain amino acid biosynthesis; enhances activity of the Ilv2p catalytic subunit, localizes to mitochondria), whose product MLRSLLQSGHRRVVASSCATMVRCSSSSTSALAYKQMHRHATRPPLPTLDTPSWNANSAVSSIIYETPAPSRQPRKQHVLNCLVQNEPGVLSRVSGTLAARGFNIDSLVVCNTEVKDLSRMTIVLQGQDGVVEQARRQIEDLVPVYAVLDYTNSEIIKRELVMARISLLGTEYFEDLLLHHHTSTNAGAADSQELVAEIREKQFHPANLPASEVLRLKHEHLNDITNLTNNFGGRVVDISETSCIVELSAKPTRISAFLKLVEPFGVLECARSGMMALPRTPLKTSTEEAADEDEKISEIVDISQLPPG is encoded by the coding sequence ATGCTGAGATCGTTATTGCAAAGCGGCCACCGCAGGGTGGTTGCTTCTTCATGTGCTACCATGGTGCGTTGCAGTTCCTCGTCGACCTCCGCGTTGGCGTACAAGCAGATGCACAGACACGCAACAAGACCTCCCTTGCCCACACTAGACACTCCTTCCTGGAATGCCAACAGTGCCGTTTCATCCATCATTTACGAAACACCAGCGCCTTCTCGTCAACCAAGAAAACAGCATGTCTTGAACTGTTTGGTGCAAAACGAACCCGGTGTCTTGTCCAGAGTCTCGGGTACGTTAGCTGCCAGAGGCTTTAACATCGATTCGTTGGTCGTGTGCAACACCGAGGTCAAAGACCTAAGTAGAATGACCATTGTTTTGCAAGGGCAAGATGGCGTAGTCGAACAAGCACGCAGACAAATCGAAGACTTGGTCCCCGTCTACGCCGTCCTAGACTATACCAATTCTGAGATCATCAAAAGAGAGCTAGTGATGGCCAGAATCTCTCTATTGGGTACTGAATACTTCGAAGACCTACTATTGCACCACCACACTTCCACCAATGCTGGCGCCGCTGACTCCCAAGAATTGGTCGCCGAAATCAGAGAAAAGCAATTCCACCCTGCCAACTTGCCCGCCAGTGAGGTATTAAGGTTGAAGCACGAGCATTTGAACGATATCACCAACTTGACCAACAACTTTGGAGGTCGTGTCGTCGACATCAGCGAAACAAGCTGTATTGTGGAGTTGTCTGCAAAACCCACACGTATCTCTGCCTTCTTGAAGTTGGTCGAGCCATTCGGTGTCCTAGAGTGTGCAAGAAGCGGTATGATGGCATTGCCAAGAACTCCTTTGAAGACAAGCACCGAGGAAGCTGCCgacgaagacgaaaagATCAGCGAAATCGTCGACATTTCCCAACTACCACCTGGTTAG